In Aliiglaciecola sp. LCG003, a genomic segment contains:
- the proC gene encoding pyrroline-5-carboxylate reductase — protein MEHKKIAFIGAGNMTAAIISGLVKSGYPSDYIIASNPSVGKLNELQKKHGIQITQDNNQAVSQADVIVLAVKPQLMEQVCQQLAQAQSLTGKVFVSIAAGILSARLLEMLGGNYPLVRTMPNTPSLLGKGMTGLYASEQVDSKDRDFVQYMMSAVGETVWVAKESDIDLVIACAGSSPAYFFLFAEAMQKHAMELGLSRDTARLLVQQAMLGSAEMVCNNDTLEIEQLRTQVTSKGGTTAQAVASFQSDNLPAIVAKAMDAAIERAQQMAKQF, from the coding sequence ATGGAACATAAAAAAATAGCATTTATCGGCGCAGGCAATATGACAGCGGCAATTATCTCCGGCCTAGTTAAATCGGGATACCCCAGTGACTATATCATTGCCAGCAATCCATCTGTGGGTAAGTTAAATGAGCTGCAAAAAAAACACGGTATACAAATCACCCAAGATAACAATCAGGCAGTTTCGCAAGCCGATGTAATTGTATTGGCCGTCAAACCTCAATTGATGGAGCAGGTTTGCCAACAACTTGCCCAGGCGCAGTCGTTAACCGGTAAAGTATTCGTGTCCATCGCTGCGGGGATCCTCAGCGCTCGCTTGCTTGAAATGCTTGGCGGTAATTACCCCTTAGTGCGCACTATGCCAAATACCCCTAGCCTATTAGGGAAAGGCATGACCGGATTATACGCCTCTGAGCAAGTAGACAGTAAAGACCGCGATTTTGTGCAATACATGATGTCTGCGGTAGGTGAAACCGTTTGGGTTGCCAAAGAGAGTGATATTGATTTGGTTATTGCCTGCGCGGGTAGCAGTCCAGCGTATTTCTTCTTATTCGCCGAAGCCATGCAAAAACATGCCATGGAATTAGGATTGTCTCGTGATACCGCGCGCTTACTGGTTCAGCAAGCCATGTTAGGTAGTGCTGAAATGGTGTGTAACAATGATACACTTGAAATTGAACAACTTAGAACCCAAGTTACTTCTAAAGGTGGAACTACCGCACAGGCAGTAGCCAGTTTTCAATCAGACAACTTGCCAGCAATAGTCGCCAAAGCGATGGATGCTGCCATCGAGCGTGCGCAACAAATGGCTAAACAATTTTAG
- a CDS encoding YggT family protein: MNAIVFLLNALFTLYLMVVLLRLWLQLTQADFYNPLSQFVVKVTHPLVGPLRRVVPSIGRFDTATLLLAFIVALLRTWAIGAIQGYVTINPILLLMGSVYFLIGEMLQLVIYVLIIRAVLSWVSQGNNPIEYLFHQLTEPLLAPIRRIIPPIGGLDLSPMIVILLVYALMIFFRTI, from the coding sequence ATGAACGCGATTGTTTTTTTGTTAAACGCCCTATTTACGCTCTACCTTATGGTAGTGCTATTAAGACTGTGGTTGCAGCTTACTCAGGCTGATTTTTACAATCCTTTAAGCCAATTTGTGGTAAAGGTAACTCACCCATTGGTAGGGCCATTGCGGCGAGTGGTGCCGTCTATTGGTCGATTTGACACCGCCACTTTGCTCCTTGCCTTTATAGTTGCCTTACTAAGGACTTGGGCAATAGGTGCAATTCAAGGCTATGTCACCATCAATCCGATTTTATTGCTGATGGGTTCGGTTTACTTTTTGATTGGCGAAATGCTTCAATTGGTTATTTATGTGCTGATTATCCGTGCAGTATTAAGTTGGGTGAGCCAGGGCAACAACCCGATTGAGTATTTATTTCATCAACTCACCGAACCATTATTAGCCCCCATTAGACGCATTATTCCACCAATCGGAGGATTAGATTTATCTCCAATGATTGTGATCCTATTGGTCTATGCACTGATGATTTTTTTCAGAACCATATAA
- a CDS encoding DUF4426 domain-containing protein, with product MNRRTTHKVALFSRTLALAFMITSLFTQAEQKKVLGDWDVHYIAFASTILTPAIAKQNNIRRSPNNTIINISVLDRKTQKAQKVNIQGSARNLLGRGIELEFFQVIEGDAIYYLAVMPFDDEEHYRFKIDLSQGKKNQQLIFEQKLYQD from the coding sequence ATGAATAGACGCACAACACACAAAGTCGCTTTATTTAGTCGTACTTTAGCTTTGGCATTTATGATAACCAGTCTTTTCACTCAAGCAGAACAGAAAAAAGTGCTGGGCGATTGGGATGTCCATTATATTGCTTTCGCCAGCACTATTTTAACCCCAGCAATAGCAAAACAAAATAATATTAGAAGAAGTCCAAACAACACCATCATCAACATCTCGGTTTTAGATCGCAAAACCCAAAAAGCACAAAAAGTTAACATACAAGGCAGTGCCAGAAACCTACTTGGTAGAGGAATAGAACTAGAATTTTTCCAAGTCATCGAGGGCGATGCTATATATTATTTGGCCGTCATGCCGTTCGATGACGAAGAGCATTATCGCTTTAAAATCGACCTTAGCCAGGGTAAAAAAAATCAACAACTCATATTCGAGCAAAAACTCTATCAAGACTAA
- a CDS encoding ABC transporter substrate-binding protein, which translates to MKVNLKDVDTNKRRTLKTLATSTITVAAICNAPYVFARKKHTLRVLGTHVTLQESIRKQAMQDLGIDVQFEARGSAAVLQKASVAPSSFDLYEQWSNSINVLWRANSIQAIDKKRLTYWDEINPLTKTGKVTDYAKIGAGDAPYKLLHVQEDNTLGPGHTDRISFLPYVHNVDSFGYNTSVIPKGIPYETESWGWLLDPKHRGKVGIVNAPTIGLFDLALAIQAKGIVNFADIGAITNNELDVMFDYLIDLKQKNHFSGFWTSVPESVDFMRTKRVNIESMFSPAVSALNGQNVPVNFAAPKEGYRGWHGVMCMSSAISNNAKDAAYDYMNWWLSGWPGAFIARQGYYISNAQRSAQYLSAAEWDYWYQGKAATVDLLGSDGNVAVKKGDTRSGGSYETRFSNVAVWNTVMPSYEYSLQKWYEFISS; encoded by the coding sequence ATGAAAGTTAACTTAAAAGATGTTGATACTAACAAACGACGCACCCTAAAAACCTTAGCAACTTCAACTATAACTGTCGCGGCTATCTGCAACGCACCTTATGTTTTTGCCCGTAAAAAACACACTCTGCGGGTTTTAGGAACACACGTCACCTTGCAGGAAAGTATTCGTAAGCAAGCCATGCAAGACCTAGGCATAGACGTACAATTCGAAGCCCGAGGTAGTGCTGCCGTGTTGCAAAAAGCCTCCGTTGCACCCTCTTCTTTTGATTTGTATGAACAATGGTCAAACAGTATCAATGTGTTATGGCGCGCGAACTCCATACAAGCCATCGATAAAAAACGTTTAACCTATTGGGATGAAATTAATCCATTAACTAAAACCGGCAAAGTAACCGATTATGCAAAGATTGGCGCTGGAGATGCCCCTTATAAACTGCTGCATGTGCAAGAAGATAATACCCTTGGTCCGGGACATACCGATAGGATCAGCTTTTTACCCTATGTGCATAATGTCGACTCATTCGGCTACAATACAAGTGTGATCCCAAAAGGAATCCCCTATGAAACAGAGAGTTGGGGGTGGTTATTGGATCCCAAGCATAGAGGTAAAGTCGGTATTGTTAACGCGCCGACAATAGGTTTATTTGATTTAGCCTTAGCCATTCAAGCAAAGGGTATTGTCAACTTTGCCGATATAGGCGCTATTACCAATAACGAACTGGACGTGATGTTCGATTATTTAATCGACTTAAAACAAAAAAATCATTTTAGTGGTTTCTGGACTTCAGTGCCTGAGTCCGTTGACTTCATGCGTACCAAACGTGTGAATATTGAGAGTATGTTTTCCCCAGCGGTTTCAGCGTTGAATGGCCAAAATGTACCCGTTAATTTTGCCGCGCCAAAAGAAGGTTATCGAGGCTGGCATGGTGTTATGTGCATGTCCTCTGCCATTTCAAATAACGCTAAAGACGCCGCTTATGATTATATGAACTGGTGGCTATCTGGCTGGCCCGGTGCATTTATAGCAAGACAGGGCTACTACATTTCTAATGCTCAACGTTCAGCGCAGTATTTAAGCGCTGCAGAGTGGGATTATTGGTATCAAGGCAAAGCCGCAACAGTTGATCTGTTAGGTTCGGATGGTAATGTTGCAGTCAAAAAGGGCGATACACGCAGTGGTGGCAGTTATGAAACCCGTTTTAGTAACGTTGCGGTTTGGAATACAGTTATGCCAAGTTATGAGTATAGTTTACAAAAGTGGTATGAGTTTATTAGCTCTTAA